A stretch of Thermodesulfovibrionales bacterium DNA encodes these proteins:
- a CDS encoding YeeE/YedE family protein has translation MEGLPLGSLVTILTSLIVGILFGFALQRGRFCVNTAFRDIIFINDLTLFRAYLMSVAVALVGANLIEDAGLLKVFDPEANAYVSTELGRQAFAPVANIIGGYLFGMGIVLAGGCGSGILYRVGEGLMAAWMAVLGFFMGITITIHGWLSPVYKWLRSIKVEINGKSNPALWDLFGGGQNIKWITIAIITVIILIVVAKGKPIGKAAKGFYWSTAGLLIGLLAVLAWWASAYFGGDARGLSFTGPTKEFFMTVLTRDSMSLRGEFNFFNFFKSTWSAFYVIGVPLGAYLSARALKEFKWKSPHAEELLTVFLGSILMGIGAAIGGGCNIGHSLTGVSTGAISSIVATIFIILGNWTMVYFKFIKPMKE, from the coding sequence ATGGAAGGATTACCATTAGGAAGCCTTGTTACGATCCTTACAAGCCTTATAGTAGGGATTCTCTTTGGTTTTGCACTTCAGAGGGGAAGATTCTGCGTTAATACTGCCTTCAGAGACATTATATTTATTAATGATCTGACCCTTTTCAGGGCTTATCTCATGAGTGTGGCAGTCGCTCTTGTTGGAGCGAATCTGATTGAAGATGCAGGCCTCTTAAAGGTTTTTGATCCTGAGGCAAATGCCTATGTAAGCACAGAGCTCGGAAGACAGGCTTTTGCACCTGTTGCAAATATTATAGGTGGTTATCTTTTCGGCATGGGAATAGTTCTTGCCGGAGGTTGTGGTAGTGGAATTCTTTACAGAGTTGGAGAGGGGCTCATGGCTGCTTGGATGGCAGTACTTGGATTTTTCATGGGAATAACAATAACCATTCATGGATGGTTGAGTCCTGTTTATAAGTGGCTGAGGAGTATAAAAGTGGAGATCAATGGCAAGAGCAATCCTGCGCTCTGGGACCTCTTTGGTGGAGGTCAGAATATCAAATGGATTACAATTGCCATTATTACAGTGATTATTTTAATTGTAGTTGCGAAGGGAAAACCTATTGGAAAAGCAGCAAAGGGCTTTTACTGGTCAACTGCAGGTCTCCTCATAGGTCTTCTTGCTGTTCTTGCCTGGTGGGCATCTGCATACTTCGGTGGTGATGCAAGAGGACTTTCCTTTACAGGACCAACAAAGGAGTTCTTTATGACAGTGCTCACAAGGGATTCCATGTCTCTAAGAGGTGAGTTCAATTTCTTTAATTTCTTCAAGAGTACCTGGAGTGCCTTTTATGTAATAGGTGTCCCACTTGGTGCCTATCTAAGCGCAAGGGCACTGAAGGAATTCAAATGGAAATCACCCCATGCAGAAGAGCTTCTCACAGTCTTTCTTGGAAGCATACTCATGGGAATAGGTGCAGCCATAGGAGGTGGTTGTAATATTGGCCACAGTCTTACGGGAGTAAGTACAGGAGCAATTTCAAGCATAGTAGCAACCATATTCATAATACTTGGAAACTGGACAATGGTCTACTTTAAGTTCATTAAACCAATGAAGGAGTGA